One part of the Deltaproteobacteria bacterium genome encodes these proteins:
- a CDS encoding DUF4388 domain-containing protein, which produces MSTDPGDIRILLAAASPRVQVAAKKVLIEEGYRVTSAVDGSKAVELVDQDPPEIVVTVLDLAHVRGPEVAAHARGARHGEPVPCLYLVQATDERSFELTAWDLVLHLPFAATELLERVAALVEARERQAPPVQEVSVAAPEVAWKYDLDHLSEREEPPPPAGPAPVDFDLDGPSDFDLDAPDEPPEAPVPLPGAPIPPAPTPARAADPDAIRSPTEVLLSRLPEGYRQGSLAEHGLGGLLMTAAAAGFTGSLRLEAGRLEKTIHLRHGRPVFCTSNLLSETLGEYLFRQRVITSGALARSVEQMISDGIQQGEALVAQGAVTRDQLAVALSAHVRRKVVNAFAWNEGRFEFRALTSALRSVLTVEMQPLWLIADAVRLFTAPQEFLHFLDAHQEDYALPGPHFDRHTGALATIPGGRALLAAITGQRTVAELRLASGLDELMIAQLLLALTRGELLTFSSTPAAEVAPSPRASDAVIGEMEAAVFADWGTLVEGGIAPVIGEEQARLRDEVLELYTSLPAVDPFYILQVEPSADAAELARAYEAGLSRFAPERFADFPSEEVRRMAGELYRRITTAYEAVRSEEGMARAREARKQELEKLARRSGVLHADLRYRWGRELLEEGKPDPALKQFVEAGRRNTDEPIYLLYAGWAGYLSGQERSDAAMIRQGRQRIVKALEMMPVLVEGYLFLAQIDHDEGQRDEALEHLQRALTLDPNNKEGRRLREELLREGG; this is translated from the coding sequence ATGAGCACCGACCCAGGGGACATCCGAATCCTTCTCGCCGCCGCCTCGCCCCGGGTGCAGGTCGCCGCCAAGAAGGTCCTGATCGAGGAGGGCTACCGGGTCACCAGCGCGGTGGACGGCAGCAAGGCCGTGGAGCTGGTCGATCAGGATCCTCCGGAGATCGTGGTCACGGTGCTCGATCTGGCCCACGTCCGGGGACCGGAGGTGGCCGCCCACGCCCGGGGCGCCCGCCACGGGGAGCCGGTGCCCTGCCTCTACCTGGTGCAGGCCACCGACGAGCGGAGCTTCGAGCTGACGGCCTGGGACCTGGTGCTCCACCTGCCCTTCGCCGCCACCGAGCTCCTCGAGCGGGTGGCGGCCCTGGTCGAGGCGCGCGAGCGGCAGGCGCCGCCGGTGCAGGAGGTCTCCGTCGCCGCGCCCGAGGTGGCCTGGAAGTACGACCTCGACCACCTCTCCGAGCGAGAGGAGCCGCCCCCGCCGGCCGGTCCGGCGCCGGTCGACTTCGACCTCGACGGCCCCTCCGACTTCGATCTCGACGCGCCCGACGAGCCCCCCGAGGCGCCGGTGCCCCTCCCGGGCGCGCCGATCCCTCCGGCGCCGACGCCGGCGCGCGCCGCCGACCCGGACGCGATCCGCTCCCCCACCGAGGTCCTCCTCTCCCGCCTGCCCGAGGGCTACCGGCAGGGCTCCCTGGCCGAGCACGGCCTCGGCGGACTGCTGATGACCGCCGCCGCCGCCGGCTTCACCGGCAGCCTGCGCCTCGAGGCCGGGCGGCTCGAGAAGACCATCCACCTCCGCCACGGCCGGCCGGTCTTCTGCACCTCCAACCTCCTCTCGGAGACCCTCGGCGAGTACCTCTTCCGCCAGCGGGTGATCACCTCCGGCGCGCTGGCCCGGTCGGTGGAGCAGATGATCTCCGACGGCATCCAGCAGGGGGAGGCCCTGGTCGCCCAGGGGGCCGTGACCCGGGATCAGCTGGCGGTGGCCCTCTCGGCCCACGTGCGGCGCAAGGTGGTGAACGCCTTTGCCTGGAACGAGGGGCGCTTCGAGTTCCGGGCGCTGACCTCAGCCCTGCGCTCGGTGCTCACCGTCGAGATGCAGCCCCTCTGGCTGATCGCCGACGCGGTGAGGCTCTTCACCGCCCCCCAGGAGTTCCTCCACTTCCTGGACGCCCACCAGGAGGACTACGCCCTCCCCGGCCCCCACTTCGATCGCCACACCGGCGCCCTGGCGACGATCCCGGGCGGGCGGGCCCTCCTCGCGGCCATCACCGGGCAGCGGACCGTGGCCGAGCTGCGCCTCGCCTCGGGGCTGGACGAGCTGATGATCGCCCAGCTCCTCCTCGCCCTGACCCGCGGGGAGCTCCTGACCTTCTCGAGCACGCCGGCCGCCGAGGTGGCCCCCTCTCCCCGGGCCAGCGACGCGGTCATCGGCGAGATGGAGGCCGCGGTCTTCGCCGACTGGGGCACGCTGGTCGAGGGCGGGATCGCCCCGGTCATCGGCGAGGAGCAGGCCCGGCTGCGGGACGAGGTCCTCGAACTCTACACCAGCCTGCCGGCGGTGGACCCCTTCTACATCCTGCAGGTCGAGCCCTCCGCCGACGCCGCCGAGCTGGCCCGCGCCTACGAGGCCGGCCTCTCGCGCTTCGCCCCCGAGCGCTTCGCCGACTTCCCGAGCGAGGAGGTGCGACGGATGGCCGGCGAGCTCTACCGCCGGATCACCACCGCCTACGAGGCCGTCCGCTCCGAGGAGGGGATGGCCCGGGCCCGGGAGGCGCGCAAGCAGGAGCTGGAGAAGCTCGCCCGCCGCTCGGGGGTCCTCCACGCCGATCTGCGCTACCGCTGGGGCCGGGAGCTCCTCGAGGAGGGCAAGCCCGATCCCGCCCTCAAGCAGTTCGTCGAGGCCGGCCGCCGCAACACCGACGAGCCGATCTACCTCCTCTACGCCGGCTGGGCGGGCTACCTCTCCGGCCAGGAGCGCTCGGACGCCGCCATGATCCGCCAGGGGCGCCAGCGCATCGTGAAGGCCCTGGAGATGATGCCGGTCCTGGTCGAGGGCTACCTCTTCCTGGCCCAGATCGACCACGACGAGGGCCAGCGCGACGAGGCCCTCGAGCACCTGCAGCGCGCCCTGACCCTGGATCCGAACAACAAGGAGGGGCGCAGGCTGCGCGAGGAGCTGCTGCGGGAGGGGGGCTGA
- a CDS encoding 3-oxoacyl-ACP reductase FabG: protein MALLQDRVAVVTGAGRGIGRSIAELFVKEGAKVVINDVDEEPAQAAKAACEAIAPGSAAISLGSVADAAYTDQLMKSAVDTFGALDILVNNAGITRDRMSHKMDDEQWDFVIAVNLTGTFNCIRSAAPYMRDVAKAEMDEHGEVLKVRKIVNFYSTAAIRGNPGQANYTAAKMGNIGLTRTIAQEWGQFRVCVNAVAPGFTETRLTKSKEAGDVLGVPEAQRQAMLQRIPFRRFGQPEDVAGAVLYFASPLSDYVTGQQINVSGGMQIP from the coding sequence ATGGCACTTCTTCAGGATCGTGTGGCCGTGGTGACCGGGGCGGGCAGGGGCATCGGGCGGAGCATCGCCGAGCTCTTCGTGAAGGAGGGGGCGAAGGTCGTCATCAACGACGTCGACGAGGAGCCGGCCCAGGCGGCGAAGGCCGCCTGCGAGGCCATCGCTCCGGGCTCGGCGGCCATCAGCCTCGGCAGCGTCGCCGACGCCGCCTACACCGATCAGCTGATGAAGAGCGCGGTGGACACCTTCGGGGCCCTCGACATCCTGGTGAACAACGCCGGCATCACCCGGGACCGGATGAGCCACAAGATGGACGACGAGCAGTGGGACTTCGTCATCGCCGTGAACCTCACCGGCACCTTCAACTGCATCCGCTCGGCGGCGCCCTACATGCGCGACGTCGCCAAGGCCGAGATGGACGAGCACGGCGAGGTGCTCAAGGTCCGCAAGATCGTGAACTTCTACTCGACGGCCGCGATCCGCGGGAACCCGGGCCAGGCCAACTACACCGCCGCCAAGATGGGGAACATCGGCCTGACCCGCACCATCGCCCAGGAGTGGGGTCAGTTCCGGGTCTGCGTGAACGCGGTGGCCCCGGGCTTCACCGAGACCCGCCTGACCAAGTCCAAGGAGGCGGGCGACGTCCTCGGCGTCCCCGAGGCCCAGCGCCAGGCGATGCTCCAGCGCATCCCCTTCCGGCGCTTCGGCCAGCCCGAGGACGTGGCGGGCGCGGTGCTCTACTTCGCCTCGCCGCTCTCGGACTACGTCACCGGGCAGCAGATCAACGTCTCCGGCGGCATGCAGATACCTTGA
- a CDS encoding succinate dehydrogenase cytochrome b subunit, which yields MANQPGSLTSVGKKILIALTGMGLMLFLAGHVSGNLLIFVGDETFNNYGHTLVSNPFIYVIEFGMLAIFLFHLFTALANWMNNRDARGKTRYYSPAWATGGKSRKSFASTSMILTGAVLIVFVILHVGTMKFGWGYTITETPEGIRDLATQMRAAFSSPLVVLAYEVVMVLVGMHLWHGFSSAFQSLGVSHPKLEKVLQPAGWLFAIFVGGGFLAIPFALYLNLF from the coding sequence ATGGCAAATCAGCCGGGTTCTCTCACCTCCGTAGGCAAGAAGATCCTCATCGCCCTCACCGGGATGGGTCTGATGCTGTTCCTCGCAGGACACGTGTCGGGCAACCTCCTGATCTTCGTCGGCGACGAGACCTTCAACAACTACGGTCACACCCTCGTCTCGAACCCCTTCATCTACGTGATCGAGTTCGGGATGCTGGCGATCTTCCTCTTCCACCTGTTCACGGCGCTCGCGAACTGGATGAACAACCGGGACGCCCGGGGGAAGACTCGCTACTACTCTCCGGCCTGGGCGACGGGCGGCAAGAGCCGCAAGTCCTTCGCCTCGACCTCCATGATCCTCACCGGGGCGGTGCTGATCGTCTTCGTGATCCTCCACGTCGGCACCATGAAGTTCGGCTGGGGCTACACGATCACCGAGACCCCCGAGGGCATCCGCGACCTGGCCACCCAGATGCGGGCCGCCTTCTCGAGCCCCCTCGTCGTCCTCGCCTACGAGGTCGTGATGGTCCTGGTGGGCATGCACCTCTGGCATGGCTTCTCCAGCGCCTTCCAGTCGCTGGGCGTGAGCCACCCGAAGCTGGAGAAGGTGCTGCAGCCGGCGGGCTGGCTCTTCGCCATCTTCGTCGGTGGTGGCTTCCTCGCCATCCCCTTCGCCCTCTACCTGAACCTCTTTTAG
- a CDS encoding fumarate reductase/succinate dehydrogenase flavoprotein subunit: protein MQLDGKCPDGPMATRWSRYKQSLKLVAPANRRKYEVLVIGTGLAGASAAATLAEQGYHVTALTILDSPRRAHSIAAQGGINAAKNYQNDNDSVYRLFYDTVKGGDYRAREANVHRLAEVSANIIDQAVAQGVPFAREYGGTLANRSFGGVQVSRTFYARGQTGQQLLLGAYSSMMRMVGTGKVTLKCRREMLDLVVADGKARGVIARNLVTGELERYVADAVLLCTGGYGNVFYLSTNAKNCNATAAWRSYKRGAYMANPCYTQIHPTCIPQAGDHQSKLTLMSESLRNDGRVWVPKKAGDKRPATEIPEEERDYYLERRYPGFANLVPRDVASRAAKTECDADKGVGATGRAVYLDFEEAIGRLGEDVVRDRYGNLFDMYERITAENPYKTPMRIYPASHYTMGGLWVDYDLQSTIPGLFVLGEANFSDHGANRLGASALMQGVADGYFVIPYTLPHYLAQQKAGGMDDAHPAFEEAEGDVRENVEKLLSIQGQTTVLELHRDLGKIMWNKVGMSRNAEGLTEAISEIQDIKKTFWSDVRVPGTKGEFNKELEFAGRVADYIEVGELLARDALAREESCGAHFREEHQTEDGEAKRDDENFMYTAAWEFKGDGVEPALHKETLTFDECKPTQRSYK, encoded by the coding sequence ATGCAACTCGATGGAAAGTGCCCCGATGGCCCGATGGCGACTCGCTGGAGCCGCTACAAGCAGTCCCTGAAGCTCGTCGCGCCCGCCAACCGGCGCAAGTACGAGGTCCTGGTGATCGGCACCGGCCTGGCCGGCGCATCGGCCGCCGCGACCCTGGCCGAGCAGGGCTACCACGTTACCGCGCTGACGATCCTCGACAGCCCCCGGCGGGCCCACAGCATCGCCGCCCAGGGCGGGATCAACGCCGCGAAGAACTACCAGAACGACAACGACTCGGTGTACCGGCTCTTCTACGACACCGTGAAGGGCGGCGATTACCGGGCGCGTGAGGCGAACGTCCACCGCCTGGCCGAGGTCAGCGCGAACATCATCGACCAGGCGGTCGCCCAGGGCGTGCCCTTCGCCCGGGAGTACGGCGGCACCCTGGCCAACCGCTCCTTCGGCGGCGTGCAGGTCTCCCGCACCTTCTACGCGCGGGGTCAGACCGGCCAGCAGCTCCTGCTGGGCGCCTACTCCTCGATGATGCGGATGGTGGGCACCGGCAAGGTGACCCTCAAGTGCCGCCGCGAGATGCTCGACCTCGTCGTCGCCGACGGCAAGGCCCGGGGCGTCATCGCCCGCAACCTCGTCACCGGTGAGCTCGAGCGCTACGTCGCCGACGCGGTGCTGCTCTGCACCGGCGGCTACGGCAACGTCTTCTACCTGTCGACGAACGCCAAGAACTGCAACGCCACCGCGGCCTGGCGCAGCTACAAGCGCGGCGCCTACATGGCCAACCCCTGCTACACGCAGATCCACCCCACCTGCATCCCGCAGGCGGGCGATCACCAGTCGAAGCTCACCCTGATGAGCGAGTCGCTGCGCAACGACGGCCGGGTGTGGGTGCCGAAGAAGGCGGGCGACAAGCGCCCGGCCACCGAGATCCCCGAGGAGGAGCGCGACTACTACCTCGAGCGCCGCTACCCGGGCTTCGCCAACCTCGTGCCTCGTGACGTGGCCTCCCGCGCCGCGAAGACCGAGTGCGACGCCGACAAGGGCGTGGGCGCCACCGGCCGGGCCGTCTACCTCGACTTCGAGGAGGCCATCGGCCGCCTCGGCGAGGACGTCGTGCGCGATCGCTACGGCAACCTCTTCGACATGTACGAGCGGATCACCGCCGAGAACCCCTACAAGACGCCGATGCGGATCTACCCCGCCTCCCACTACACGATGGGCGGCCTCTGGGTGGACTACGACCTGCAGAGCACCATCCCCGGGCTCTTCGTCCTCGGCGAGGCGAACTTCTCGGACCACGGCGCGAACCGCCTCGGCGCGAGCGCCCTGATGCAGGGGGTGGCCGACGGCTACTTCGTCATCCCCTACACCCTCCCGCACTACCTGGCCCAGCAGAAGGCGGGCGGGATGGACGACGCCCACCCGGCCTTCGAGGAGGCCGAGGGCGACGTGCGCGAGAACGTCGAGAAGCTGCTCTCGATCCAGGGCCAGACCACCGTCCTCGAGCTCCACCGGGATCTGGGCAAGATCATGTGGAACAAGGTCGGCATGTCCCGGAACGCGGAGGGGCTCACCGAGGCCATCTCCGAGATCCAGGACATCAAGAAGACCTTCTGGAGCGACGTGCGGGTCCCCGGCACGAAGGGTGAGTTCAACAAGGAGCTCGAGTTCGCCGGCCGGGTCGCCGACTACATCGAGGTCGGTGAGCTGCTCGCCCGCGACGCCCTGGCCCGCGAGGAGTCGTGCGGCGCCCACTTCCGCGAGGAGCACCAGACGGAAGACGGCGAGGCCAAGCGCGACGACGAGAACTTCATGTACACCGCCGCCTGGGAGTTCAAGGGCGACGGAGTCGAGCCGGCCCTCCACAAGGAGACGCTGACCTTCGACGAGTGCAAGCCCACCCAGCGCAGCTACAAGTAG
- a CDS encoding succinate dehydrogenase/fumarate reductase iron-sulfur subunit has translation METTMNLKLLVWRQPGPDAPGKMEEYDAKEISSDCSFLEMLDLVNEDLIKAGKQPIVFDNDCREGICGCCGMMVDGVAHGPDHGITICQLHMRHFHDGATIVIEPFRSRAFAVIKDLVVDRTAFDMIQAAGGYVSFQTGSAQDANAILVPKEKADLAMDAAACIGCGACVAQCKNASALLFTSAKVSQFALLPQGDPERKARVKNMLAAHDAAGFGSCSNEGECEAVCPKEISISNIARLNRELIRSNF, from the coding sequence ATGGAGACCACGATGAACCTGAAGCTTCTCGTCTGGCGCCAGCCGGGGCCCGACGCCCCGGGCAAGATGGAGGAGTACGACGCGAAGGAGATCTCTTCGGACTGCTCCTTCCTCGAGATGCTGGACCTCGTGAACGAGGACCTGATCAAGGCTGGCAAGCAGCCCATCGTCTTCGACAACGACTGTCGCGAGGGCATCTGCGGGTGCTGCGGCATGATGGTCGACGGCGTGGCCCACGGCCCGGATCACGGCATCACCATCTGCCAGCTGCACATGCGGCACTTCCACGACGGCGCGACGATCGTCATCGAGCCCTTCCGCTCGCGGGCCTTCGCCGTGATCAAGGACCTCGTCGTCGACCGGACGGCCTTCGACATGATCCAGGCCGCCGGCGGCTACGTGTCCTTCCAGACCGGCTCCGCCCAGGACGCCAACGCGATCCTGGTGCCGAAGGAGAAGGCGGACCTCGCGATGGACGCCGCCGCCTGCATCGGCTGCGGCGCCTGCGTCGCCCAGTGCAAGAACGCCTCGGCGCTCCTCTTCACCTCGGCCAAGGTCTCGCAGTTCGCCCTGCTTCCCCAGGGCGATCCCGAGCGCAAGGCCCGGGTGAAGAACATGCTGGCCGCCCACGACGCCGCGGGCTTCGGCTCCTGCAGCAACGAGGGTGAGTGCGAGGCGGTCTGCCCGAAGGAGATCTCGATCTCCAACATCGCGCGCCTCAACCGCGAGCTCATCCGCTCGAACTTCTAG
- a CDS encoding flavoprotein: MAEGEKKILLIVTGGIAAYKTPGLVGALRAGGAEVRCAMTHNATHFIGAASLEAASGSPVLLDLFAADEQGIDHVSWGQWADLLLVAPATANFLAKMAHGLADDAASTMALATRAPVLVAPAMNDAMWAHPATVANLALLKERGATLVGPEEGELAEGYSAVGRMSEPEVIARAAVTLLA, translated from the coding sequence ATGGCCGAGGGCGAGAAGAAGATCCTGCTGATCGTCACCGGCGGCATCGCCGCCTACAAGACCCCGGGGCTGGTCGGCGCCCTGCGGGCCGGCGGCGCCGAGGTGCGCTGCGCCATGACCCACAACGCCACCCACTTCATCGGCGCGGCCAGCCTGGAGGCGGCCTCCGGCTCCCCGGTGCTCCTCGACCTCTTCGCCGCCGACGAGCAGGGGATCGATCACGTGAGCTGGGGCCAGTGGGCCGACCTGCTCCTCGTCGCCCCGGCGACGGCCAACTTCCTGGCCAAGATGGCCCACGGCCTGGCCGACGACGCGGCCTCGACGATGGCGCTGGCCACCCGGGCCCCGGTGCTGGTGGCGCCGGCCATGAACGACGCGATGTGGGCGCACCCGGCCACCGTGGCGAACCTCGCGCTCCTGAAGGAGCGCGGCGCGACCCTCGTCGGCCCCGAGGAGGGCGAGCTCGCCGAGGGCTACAGCGCCGTCGGCCGGATGAGCGAGCCCGAGGTGATCGCCCGGGCCGCGGTTACCCTGCTCGCCTAG
- a CDS encoding DUF523 domain-containing protein yields the protein MMKSADRLRVGVSHCLLGAACRYDGGSAELRLLEEILGARCVLIPVCPEVEIGLPVPREKILLVGPREAPEVLGEESGRTFGERLRTFARGWLLGVGELHGFVLQSRSPSCGVGSCWRRERRESEPLRDGTGLFAEVLLATHPGLPVREDTDLPGAAACRAFLAEVEAYASRREKE from the coding sequence ATGATGAAGAGCGCGGATCGTCTCAGGGTCGGGGTCTCCCACTGCCTCCTCGGCGCCGCCTGCCGCTACGACGGGGGCAGCGCCGAGCTTCGCCTCCTCGAGGAGATCCTCGGCGCCCGCTGCGTCCTGATCCCGGTCTGCCCCGAGGTCGAGATCGGGCTGCCCGTCCCCCGGGAGAAGATCCTCCTCGTGGGCCCCCGGGAGGCCCCCGAGGTCCTCGGCGAGGAGAGCGGCCGCACCTTCGGAGAGCGGCTGCGCACCTTCGCCCGGGGGTGGCTGCTGGGGGTGGGAGAGCTCCACGGCTTCGTGCTCCAGTCCCGCTCCCCGAGCTGCGGCGTGGGCAGCTGCTGGCGCCGGGAGCGCCGGGAGAGCGAGCCCTTGCGGGACGGCACGGGCCTCTTCGCCGAGGTCCTCCTGGCGACGCACCCCGGCCTGCCCGTGCGGGAGGACACCGATCTTCCGGGCGCCGCCGCCTGCCGGGCCTTCCTCGCCGAGGTCGAGGCCTACGCCTCCCGGCGCGAAAAGGAGTAG
- a CDS encoding NAD-binding protein encodes MAVVDAQRGALQLSRYEAVKLAFHRWLHRPTTDLLVAVLILVSVVLIVLETVEGRDSPLRVTLEELSDLITWAFIVELSLRFWVAPKKSVYFRRYWIDLLSVLPVIRPLRLLRVLRLLRLFRLGLILNRRFSLLRGAISGATTELMLLGTVTTVLVLAGAITLYLAERTVGTGFASLPQATWFSIYSLIAGEPVGGEPVTLLGRVITLTLMLGGLTVFGMFVGTISATMVGRLSQRMEVNPMDVDDLSGHIIICGWNHAGPLVVEEMMVGEGAEDLPVVIITEAEGLPEDLPLDRLRRELLYHVSGDYTRVEVLEQAAVSRASKAILLSDKTQPRSDQDRDARTVLAALTVERLCPGIFTCAELRSRQNEGLLRRSGVEEIVIADEYSGFILGSVGRTSGLVATFDEILSARYGNAFHKVTVGEAQAGQSIGDLHRSLKKEHDAVLVSLERMEAGSPKVTVNPPSELVVNAGDALVVIARRPVKL; translated from the coding sequence GTGGCCGTCGTCGACGCGCAGAGGGGCGCACTGCAGCTCTCCCGCTATGAGGCGGTGAAGCTCGCCTTCCACCGCTGGCTCCACCGGCCCACGACCGACCTGCTGGTGGCGGTGCTGATCCTGGTCTCGGTGGTGCTCATCGTCCTGGAGACCGTGGAGGGGCGCGACAGCCCCCTGCGGGTCACCCTCGAGGAGCTCTCCGACCTCATCACCTGGGCCTTCATCGTCGAGCTCTCCCTGCGCTTCTGGGTCGCGCCGAAGAAGTCGGTCTACTTCCGGCGCTACTGGATCGACCTCCTCTCGGTCCTGCCGGTCATCCGGCCCCTGCGCCTCTTGCGGGTGCTGCGCCTGCTGCGCCTCTTCCGGCTCGGCCTGATCCTCAACCGCCGCTTCTCGCTCCTGCGCGGCGCCATCTCCGGGGCCACCACCGAGCTGATGCTCCTCGGGACGGTCACGACGGTGCTGGTCCTGGCCGGCGCGATCACCCTCTATCTGGCCGAGCGGACGGTGGGGACGGGCTTCGCGAGCCTGCCCCAGGCCACCTGGTTCTCGATCTACTCCCTCATCGCCGGCGAGCCGGTGGGCGGTGAGCCGGTCACCCTGCTGGGCCGCGTGATCACCCTGACCCTGATGCTCGGCGGGCTGACGGTCTTCGGCATGTTCGTCGGCACGATCTCGGCGACCATGGTCGGCCGGCTCTCCCAGCGCATGGAGGTGAACCCCATGGACGTGGACGATCTCTCCGGACACATCATCATCTGCGGCTGGAACCACGCCGGACCCCTCGTCGTCGAGGAGATGATGGTGGGGGAGGGGGCCGAGGACCTCCCGGTGGTGATCATCACCGAGGCCGAGGGCCTGCCCGAGGACCTCCCCCTCGACCGGCTGCGGCGCGAGCTGCTCTACCACGTCTCCGGGGACTACACCCGGGTGGAGGTCCTGGAGCAGGCCGCCGTCTCCCGGGCCTCCAAGGCCATCCTCCTCTCCGACAAGACCCAGCCCCGCTCGGACCAGGATCGGGATGCCCGCACGGTGCTGGCGGCGCTGACCGTCGAGCGCCTCTGCCCGGGGATCTTCACCTGCGCGGAGCTGCGCAGCCGGCAGAACGAGGGCCTGCTGCGCCGCTCCGGGGTCGAGGAGATCGTGATCGCCGACGAGTACAGCGGCTTCATCCTCGGCTCGGTGGGGCGCACCTCGGGGCTGGTGGCCACCTTCGACGAGATCCTCTCGGCGCGCTACGGCAACGCCTTCCACAAGGTGACGGTGGGGGAGGCGCAGGCCGGCCAGAGCATCGGTGACCTGCACCGCTCCCTGAAGAAGGAGCACGACGCGGTGCTCGTCTCCCTCGAGCGGATGGAGGCGGGCTCACCGAAGGTCACGGTGAACCCCCCCTCGGAGCTCGTGGTGAACGCGGGCGACGCCCTGGTGGTCATCGCCCGGCGCCCGGTGAAGCTCTAG
- a CDS encoding TerB family tellurite resistance protein, whose protein sequence is MFIGLLNKEQQEALCSIIQFVAKIDGADDAREELLISALLAETSLDTMPATADDQDAVEALLDRFDTPVARHSLLLEMMGVALADNNLHEAEVKAILAVADALKVDREWVDRGRDYVQRTLELQREGNDLLRG, encoded by the coding sequence ATGTTCATCGGACTTCTGAACAAGGAGCAGCAGGAAGCGCTCTGCTCGATCATCCAGTTCGTCGCCAAGATCGATGGCGCGGACGACGCCCGTGAGGAGCTGCTCATCTCGGCCCTGCTCGCCGAGACCTCCCTCGACACGATGCCGGCGACCGCCGACGATCAGGACGCCGTCGAGGCCCTCCTCGACCGCTTCGACACCCCGGTGGCCCGGCACTCCCTCCTCCTGGAGATGATGGGCGTGGCCCTGGCCGACAACAACCTCCACGAGGCCGAGGTCAAGGCCATCCTGGCGGTCGCCGACGCCCTGAAGGTCGACCGCGAGTGGGTCGATCGCGGGCGGGACTACGTGCAGCGCACCCTCGAGCTCCAGCGCGAGGGGAACGACCTGCTGCGAGGCTAG
- a CDS encoding adenylate/guanylate cyclase domain-containing protein yields the protein MSGASQRALERLLERRNTPGEDRQAIDEAIRERFEEEWTIVFTDLVGFSKTTRDFGIVHFLGIIYQKGVLCRPIVDEHGGLILKEEADSWIVIFRKPETALKAIIACQHACQAYNEGARPEDKVELCVGIGFGPTLKIGDDDVWGREVNYASKLGEDIARADEILLTEEAHRAIGDKVPGVTFEEDHCSFGPLELPYYRVGYDRK from the coding sequence GTGTCTGGAGCATCGCAGCGAGCCCTCGAGCGGCTTCTCGAGCGCAGGAATACCCCCGGAGAGGATCGCCAGGCCATCGACGAGGCCATCCGGGAGCGCTTCGAGGAGGAGTGGACCATCGTCTTCACCGACCTGGTCGGTTTTTCCAAGACGACCCGTGATTTCGGAATCGTCCACTTCCTCGGGATCATCTATCAGAAGGGCGTGCTCTGCCGGCCCATCGTCGACGAGCACGGCGGCCTGATCCTCAAGGAGGAGGCCGACTCGTGGATCGTCATCTTCCGCAAGCCCGAGACGGCGCTGAAGGCCATCATCGCCTGCCAGCACGCCTGCCAGGCCTACAACGAGGGCGCCCGCCCCGAGGACAAGGTCGAGCTCTGCGTGGGCATCGGCTTCGGTCCCACCCTGAAGATCGGCGACGACGACGTCTGGGGCCGGGAGGTGAACTACGCCTCCAAGCTCGGCGAGGACATCGCCCGGGCCGACGAGATCCTGCTCACCGAGGAGGCCCACCGGGCCATCGGCGACAAGGTTCCGGGGGTGACCTTCGAGGAGGATCACTGTAGCTTTGGCCCCCTGGAGCTGCCCTACTACCGGGTCGGCTACGACCGGAAATAG